The nucleotide sequence TTTCGTTTTGTAGTGGCCTCGGCGTCGCACTTGTGTGCTGAAGATGCCATGTTGGAGGGCAGTTCGGAAAGGCGAGCACGACTCTCTCGCGCCTCGGCTAGGCCAAGGCCTCTGCACGAACGGCGGCTCTTGGAGTCTCGATCTGACCTACGAGTCCTGCCGTGGCCCTTGGATGCCGAGGTGCGCTGTACGCTCATGCAGCATGGCCTTGATGCGGGTCGAGACGCATCGCTTTCGTGGCTCACGCTCAAGTGTCCCTCGCTGCGTGACGACATGGAACGCAAACTAGAGTAGTATAGAGCACCGAAGCTGGCCGGCCACCCCAACGAgctctccttcaccgcgCTATACCGATCCAGCTCCTCATCAAGGTTCCACACGTGCAAGGTGCCCATGCAgtccgccgccaccagcagATTCACGCGCAGCGACTGCGCCGGCTCGGTggccagcggcggcatcatGTGCTCCAGTTCTTGCTCTACGCCttgcatctcctcctccgtcaaCTGGAGCTCAccgcgctgcacctcacgCTTGTCGAAGCGAGTCTGCACCTGGGTGAGCTCGATGCGCGGCACTCCCTCAACCACGCGCGGCGCCGTGCGTGAGTCTCGCGTCGCCCTCCGTGCATCACGACTTGCAGgggcgctgcagccgcctgcAACGATGACCGAAGATACCCACCGCAGAACCGTGAGGCCAGCAAAGCCGCCGCTCAGCTTCGCCAACGGCTTCACTTGCACTAAAGTGCAGCTGGACcgcacctgcaccttctGCAGCCCAGGCACAGGAGAGGAGTAGTCGAACGTAATGACGTCGTTGGACATTCCAGTTGCACCGGGCACCGCAGCGGAGCCATCGCAGTAGGAGGGAGTGCCAGAGAGAGCGGTACCACCGACAAACAGCGACCTTGAACCGCCGCGGTGCAACACCGATGGACCGTGGCCTTGAattccctctctttgctccTGCCACTGCTTCTGGGCCGTTGCCACAGCCTTATAGACCTGCCGAACGTCCCAGATAACCACGCTGGCATCTGTCGCGGCAATGCAGACCAGCGAGAGGTGCTGCCGAAAGGCTGGGTCTGCCGTCTCACCGTCAGCTTGTTCCGCAGCTCTAGCATTATCGGCATCGGCACTGGAGGCCGCCGTCATGCACCGGATCGCATCGCTCACCCGGTTCGGCAGTCCCCACTTCAGCGAGTCGCCGAACGCAGACGAGATGTCATGGCAGGGGCTGCACACAATCGACACAATAGCGCCGCCCTGGTAGCGCGGCAACTCGTAGACGATCGCGGCGGAGGGAGCTTTAGAGAGTGACGACGACACCCCACAAGAGcggacgtggtggtggcttgCAGGCAAAAGCCGCACCGTGCCATCCTGCAAGCCGCACCACACGTAGTCTGTGAATACGAGCTGTGACGCCTTTAGCCGCAAAATATTGTGTGGTTCTCGTAcggggagaaggtgcagctgctgtgcctccATAAATCCACGAAACGGCGCGTGCTGCAGAGCCGTGACAGCAACCCTCATTTTGGGATCAAGAATGCGGAGCAGACGCTGCCCCGACACGGCACTGTAGACAACGACCTCGTTGTCGTAGATCGAGCCACCGACACACCACACTGTGGGCGGTGGCAAAAACATGTCGTTGCACTGCTGTCGATGTGCACCACGCACGTCGTTAGTCGCACCCAGGATCGCTGCCACGGACACCGTGTCATCCTCCCACTCCGCGGGAGAGCCGCTGTCCGCTGAGCATTGCTGCTCGTACAGGTCGTACGAAGCCCCTTGCGTGTGGCCTTGGAAACGGCGACGGAGTGCCTCCTGCACCCTTTCTAGGTCGGGAAGCGGACTCACCATGCAGGCATGGCGCATCGTTACTCGCAATTTAAGGGAAGCCCCGTAGTCAtggtacacgcacaccgagTCCACTGGCCGCTTAAGCTTTGCGCGAAGAAGCGCGTACTCGTGCGCCCACGAGTTCGGGTCTTCGAAAGcagacggtggcggcacttGGAGAGCCTCCCCCATTCCATCCGAGCCGGAGAGCAGAGGTGATACGCGTAGGCTACTCTTGGCTGCGGCCCCTGGGCTCGTCTGCCAACGTGCGTCCGTAAAGGCAGAGCTTGAAAGCTCCCGCGCCGCCTTGCGCGCATTACGCTTTGCCGGCGATACAGTGCGGTGAGGAGAAGCACTGAAAGACGGAGGCAGCAAGTCTTGAAAAAGACAAACACCTTCCTCTGCTGACATGGACTGGAGCgcttgccgccgctgtgaaAGACTGTGATGTGCACCAGATGCTCCAagcggcggtgacagcggcgccacatGAGTCGCCATGAGCGGCGTGTGAGCCCCGTACCACGACAAATCTAGGTGAGACCCGAGCCTACAGAGTCTGCgcgcacggcggtggaggtgcagcaggaaaCGTGTAAGAGAAAGTAAAGTGCAGCAACAGACGCAGGCATACAACGCATGCCCAGGCTAGAGTCAGGTGTACGTAGCAGAAAATGAAAGCGCgcaaagggggggaaggacACGCGCCCGCCGACCACAGAAgccgagggagagagggagagaaagagaaagagagagcaaacgTAGCTGCAGTGCCAAAGTGCAACCTGAGGCTCTCTGTCaggaaggaaaacaaaatacaacccgaaaaaaaaaaaacaatcAGCCAACTACCCAAAAAGAAGCCGAGCAGTGCTGAAACGGCAATTTCGGAGgcgacagagggagggaagagtTGAaggggcacagagagagagaggggggggggcaacgcacacccacagcagccCGCTGAGACGACGACAAGACAAAGTAGAAAATCTAGAAGCGAAAAGAATTAGAGATTGCGACAACAAGTACGAGACGATGaaagcggggaggggggcggtgaaaagagaaaacagtGAAACCAGAGAGAACGACAGCGCCAAGAGACAAAGAAGGGGGATGGACGGCAGCCAGATGGTGGGACGCCCCGCATACATGGAcaagaaaacagagaaaaaggagagcgtTGAGAGTACAGTCGTGATCTACAAAGAACACATAAGACAGTCAAAAAGTATCCAAGAAGATGTTGTAGTACGAATCCTCAACGAAAAGCCTcacaacaaaaaagggaggcAAACTCACAGACGCACAAAGGCCCGCCGAGTTGGGGTGCGTACTCGTCGAAAGAAATGCGCTGAAGAcgcgagagcgagaaaaacagAATGACAAGGTACAAGAGGAGAGGTATTTGTGGGAGTATCCGTGGGCGCACACCTccgaaaagaaagggagcaGAGGTACTCTTCGTAAGCGTGGAGTGTGACAAGCCAGTCAGGCAGAAGAGCGACAGTGAGGATATTTTGTTTGTTGgctttttccctccttcgGTGTTCCTTCGTATTGGAAACCCTGCTCGCAGCAGAGACTATCGATAGTGTGCCCTGTGGTTATGCggtaggtgtgtgtgggtgtaatTGTGTGCTCGTTGATCAGAGAAGGTGCGGTAGAAATCGCAAGGTGGGAAAGGGAagcaaggaaaaggaggacgAGTTGTGCCGTTTCGCGCATCAGATGCAGGGACGAGTATGATTTTAGCGAGGTGAAGgtaaagcagaaaaaaagatgTCCTAAAGCGAAACAGCGCGCAACCCTCACAACACCAGAAGATTTGGCGGTTGGCTGCGGTCATTGCAACAGCGACGCAAAACAAGTCACCGAGGCAGTCTCGCATCGCCCCTGGTAGCTCAAGAGACAGACACGTCCGGGGACATcgaacacacacaacaccGCCGTACACATTCTGCACGAATTCTGTGACGCAATAGACAGCCTATCCTAAGCTCTTCATCGCAGCAGTGTTTACCAATCGTTTGTTTTCTGTCGTCTCGGTCACTGAGTTTCTTCTGGCGCTGCgaacccctccccctctcttcactgagctgagagagagagaatcacAGCATGCAGAGTATCaaacaaaagggaaaagtaaacggaaaaaagagcgcaaaGGGACTCCCATACAAAGACGCGGAACGCCCaaacgaggaggaaagaaatCAGCACTGCACCACGTGGGTACATGGCTTAAGAAGACTGGGGGAGGGCACTACCGCACGTCGCTCGGCGCCTGTCGGTCACTTCCCTCTACCCTCCTTTCCATCATCCAGTCCCGCTAAACTCTCCGTTCGCGCGCTGTTTACCCTTCCCCTCTTGTGCATGAGCGGTGAGCGTGCAGGAAACCCCTTGTCTTTCCTTTGCTCGAAGAACAAATCAAGACAAGTGAGAGGAAAGACACAAATCAGGATGCCTCAAACGCCGCACCTACCGCATAGCCCGCACGAAGACgcacggaaaaaaaaaacattcAACGCACGAGCACACCTGCACATGCGCTATTCTTCTATGTCGCATAATGCCGATCCAGTCTGTGGGATTGCTGGATCGACGATAGCAagagcgcagcagtgcgcttCTATGACGACCAACCATGACCCCCTCCCGTTGATCTTTTATTACTCAACTCacacttccctctcttggTCTATCGCACATACAGGCCCAGTCCTGCCTTCCAGCGCCACCACTATCACCCCACAAACAAAATGAAAaacactgcagctgctgcttcactgcCATCCTATGCGTGTTGCCCTCAACCGagacggaggaagagagaggtgtcgCTCATTGGGAACGCATCCATCAGCTCCGTCCTAGGCTGTTGTCGTTGTCTAGATAGGCGTGCGCATTaaagggcgaggggggggcatGCCAGATTCAAGGGGATGAGCCTACTCGTACTCTTCGGTCGCCACAAACACCTCGTCGCTGTCCAACGCATCCGCCAGGGAGGACAGTGCCGTTTCCTGCGTGGTGGGAACATTGACCACAGAGCGGTGGGgacgggcggcggcggcaacggttCGCTGATCCTGCGTGGCATCGACCTCGACGACATCCTCTGCACTACCCTGACTCGCACCAGTAGCACGAACGTGCCAGCCGTCAGCGGTCACCACGCGTGACGCGACCGAGATACGTTGCCTTCGGTCAACTGAGGGGACGGACGTGGAGGCTGCACCAGTGGCAGCGTTCGAGCCCGCAGACAAGCCTTGCGTGATCGCGTTGAGCatgccctcttcctccgccagcTCTGTCGCGCCGGTCAGAGCCCGTTGGCGCTTCCTGCCAGCCATTGACGAGGATACGGCCGAGTCGTCGAGCTTTGCAGCTTTCCGCAAGGCAGCCACGAAAGCATGGACATAAGAGTTGGTGGCCTCTGTGAACATGCTACTCCGGCTCAGCTGATCCCGCAGCACGTGGAGCGCATCAGTTGGGCGCAGCTTTCCAGCGTACGACGTGACAGCCTGCAGAAGAAGTGGGTCTGTTGACGTGGCAAAGTCCACGCCGAAGCGCACCATGGCCGGACAGCACGAGTACAGCCGGTCTGTGCCGATAAAGTGCAACGAAGATAGCTTCAACCCTATCTGGTAGAGCGCCTCAACAGAAACCGGTGTCGCGCCAACCTCGGCGCAGTAATGGTACGCCGCGAGGAGGATGTCCCGCTCAAGAGTAAAGCCGTCGTCACCGGCGAGATCGCGCAGAGTGTGGAAAAGGCTCTTGAACGTATTGGAGACCGCCTTTGacggcgtgtgtgtccacAGCGATAAGAACGACGCCGCCAAGACGGAGTCAAGCCGCTTAAAGAGGAAGAGTCGCGAAACGCTCGTCACGAGCCGGAGCTGAAGCGCCTCCACACGCGAGCACACGCGTCGCGCCGTGACTAATTCAGCCAGGCCCGCAGCCGCCCAGCTAGAAGCTTGAGAtgggtgctgttgctgctgggcTCTGTGCCCCAGCAAGTGCACCTTCAAGTAGTCCTGAGCGCTACGCAGCTCTGCAGAGAGCTGCTCGTACAATccgcgaagcagccgcacaaGCActtcctgctgcacctgAGCTAGATCGTAATACGGGAGAGCCAGAAGATCACAGAGGTAGGCAAACACCTCCGCACGAGGCAGCACAGGAACGCcatctgccgcagcacccgGCGAGTCGATGGCGTGCGCCCCgtcctctgcctccgcctGATACCGCAACACACTGGTCACCACGTCCCGCATGTGCGCCTTCAGGTCCGACAGTGACAGCGCCGGGTTCGTCTCGTCAGCGTAGCTGCTCACCTGCCAGAGAAGACACTGCACGGCGGTGCCAACCACCAACATCACTAGCGACGCGTCGGCCGCCGGCTGTGCCGCCAGAATCCCCGCCAGCATCGTTTGGATTTGTGGCCAGTGTGCCCCGATAGGAGCGAGGGCTGAGGCCAGGTTCATACGGGCGCACGCGTGCAGCATTTCAGCGGTATCAGCCGGCGAATTTCTCTGGCTGCCTCTCGACAACGCTTTGGCCGCTCGCGAAAACTGCACCATGACACTCTTGAGTAGCTCTTGCAGGTGGGCATGTGCTTCGGTGCGCAGTGGGTGCGCTGTGAAGGCCAGATGATGCCACGCCTTGGTGAGACTCTCGCGTATTTCCAGGGCGGTGCACGGTGAGTTTAGTGTTGCCTTCCGCAGTTCAATCAGAAGGACTGACAGGGCTGCCTGATGACGCTGTGAAGTAAAGGTGGAGAGGTCCAGTGCAGCACAAACTTCCGCGGCGGCTTGCAGAATATCCTCTGTGCCACAGTGCACCTCCAGGATGGTGCACAGAGCATTCACTGCATCTTCACtgaggcgatgcagcagcacctccgcctcctcctttgccaTGGGCGGAATCTTCTTGCTTGCTgtcaccgcgccgccgcgacggtCATCCTTCGGCACTGGCCCCAGCGTCAGCCGTCCCTGCACCTTCAGCAACAGTGCCGCCATCAACTGCAAGCCGACCAGGGCGTCAAGCGGCTTGTCGGActgcgcggcagcgaggatgGGCTGGAACTCGGTCAGTAACAGCGGCGGTCGCTCTGGTGTCCAGAGAGCGTCAATCAAGTACTTCTCGGGCATTGCCTCGCGGTACTGCGAGCGCAGCGTGGCAGCGAAGGAGCATAGGAGCTCAGTGGCAACACTCACCTGGGCTGCCTCGCTTTCTTCCGCCGAGGTACGGCAGTGGATAAAGACCTTCAGCAGGATacccgcggcggcgcggatGGTCGGGCGCTCGTCGAAAAGAGTCAAGAGAACCTGATCCACCTTCTCGTTGCTCAGTAGCTCACTTCCCTCGGgcacgtcgctgtcgctgcggacCATCATGGCAACCACGCGAATGGCCAGCTCCGCGCAGTGAAGGTCAACGTCGTTGCTCAGCTCCACCAGTCGGCTCGTGAAGTACTGCAGGAACAGATGCAGCCGACTGTAGGCATCCGGGACGCGGGCGAGGGCCTGCAAAATTGTGTCCAGCGCCTCGGCTCGAAGCTCTGGCCTTTTGTCGTGAAGCGGCATGCCAAGGTAGCGCAGGTACTTGTTCGTCATAAACTCGTCCGGAAACTCCAGAATCCACCGACGGAGTGCCTGGAAGCCGGCGAGGCGGATATCTGGAGCAATGTCGCGCAGTCTCTGATGGATGGCCTGCGAGAAGATGTGATCGCGCCACTCGACGACCTTGTCGCGCTTCCGCTGAACGGCGCTGATCTCCTTCttcgtgcgcagcagcgccagctgaCTCTGCAGGTCAGCAGCCACGCTGGAGAGCGCTTGCACAAACGCGAGCAGTGCCACAGTAGCAGTATGGCGAAAGGAACGCGACTTACTCTCGCTCATGGCGATGATCCAATGTGAGAGAACAGGCAAAAAGGTCTCGTCCAGCAACACGTCCGACGCAAAGCCGTCCTGTATCAACAACGTGCACCACGCCGGAAGGGTGCGCCGAAAGCGTTTGTACTGTGCATCCTTATTCACGAGCAGGTACGCCTCCGAGTCCTCCGGTACCCGCGCATACAGCTCCTCCAGGAGTGGCCGTATCTCCACTCCGTCGACGAGCGCACTCGCGTCCAGCTCCACTTCAGCGACGCCGGACGCCTTTGCAAGCACGTTAAGAATAGCGCACAGGGCTCGCTCCTTGTCTCCACCCCggtacacagagagaatTGCCTCAGTGGCACTCAACACGACGCTAGTGCCGTCCACAAGGAGCTGTAGCGACGACTCGGCAAGGGAGGCGGCCTCAGCCGCTGCCAAGATcggctgctgagctgcagtgGTCGCTCcgtcaacagcagcgcctccgcgacTATCCTGCCGGGACGTCTTCTTGGACGCCTTTTGCGGCGGTTGAGAGCCACGCTGGTGCGGAGTGGCCGCTGCGTCGTCCATGAGCAGGGATGCCACATCGTACACCTCTGACGCCGCAttcacctcctcgctgtgcTGGGAGGCGCGCGGAGAGGGCTCGCATCGCGATCGGGTAGACTTCTTCGCCGACATCACCAAAAACTGGCTTGCAGGTGAGAATGATAGGCAGGCGCGAGCAGGGAGAGCAAAAAAGCCTGTGACGTACGCTTTCCAACGGCAGTGCAGAAAGCACCTTTTGTCTGCTGCGGAGCAAATGGGTCGCTGAAGGGACTTGGTGCTGCGTGGACTGAGATACGGCACGGTATTTACGGCGTGGTGTGCACCCGGCAGATGCTAGCACCTTCTATGCCAACTAAAAAGAAGCAACTACGATGGCGTAGAgttctccgtctctctctgcgttcCACTGTTGTGCaatctgtgtgtgtatgggtgtatGGGGTGTGTAGATGACTGTAGTTGTCGGTGAAGGTGAGTTCCGTGTGATGGGGGTCGTCAAGGCAAAGACGAGAGTGGGGTATCGTAAGGTCCAGCACGCAAATTGTGGCCCTCTAGACAAGCGATGTGACTCCACTTGAATACAGAagcacttttttctctctctctgtgtgtgtgtccctccTAGTGCGTGTTCCGCTGCACTGCCCACACAAGAACGCGCAGAtgtgagagaaagggagagagggggaggaaggtgTAGGCggacgtggggagggggggtgctgaGGATGTTTGTCAGCcgtgggagggggtgagggacaGCAGGACGAAAAGGCCAATATAGAGGGAAAagaacgaagaggaggaggaggagggagggcgtaCTATTGAAGCAAGTGGGCATATGCGCACCGTTGTTGCCGCACACCAAACAAGAAAGGGGGCATAACGAAAGCCCTGAAGGGAACAAGCAGCGTCATGGGGAGCCCTTTTtccctgctgcaccacggtACGAGTAAAGCGGAACGATGTTGCGCCGCCACACGAAGGGCGAGTCGTGCAGTAGACATATCGAGGATGAGGATGAGAACGAGAGGACGCTCTGTGCGTTTCAGTAGCGCAGTAAAACTTCTTTTTTCGGCACATGGCGATTATACACCTGTATAAGCTTCAGTTGTTGGTGTTAGCCTGCCTGACTTGATCAGGACTCCTCGCTGATCGAGCaatgcgcctgtgcgcccATTGGAGGCTTCACAACACGTCAGCATACGCGAACAAGAAAAATACCAGCACCCATGCCCAACAGCAGGTTCACACACGCCGTCAGGCATGCGTCATCGAGCGCACTATTAGTGCAGCAGGCAGAAACTCTGGACATTTCCTCAAAACAGCGGCAAGCGAGCCGCGACGTCCACACACGAGAACGCACCTGCAATACAGCAAACAGGTGCGCAGTACCGAAGGGTGCGAGTCCGCTGTTTGTGGTGTCgccggcgatgctgcaggaTTTCTCGCTCCACCAGGCACACCTGCCTTCCTCACCTTACGGACTGCAGGCTTCCCACCTTACCCGCTtaggagctgcagcagatcTGTTGGAATGGCAGGTGCGCCTTCGCCCTCCGTCGTGACGCGCCGGACATCTGCGGACGGCGCACCCggctccttcagcagcccAAAACTAGCTTCCTCGTTGCGGTCCACGTTGACAGCTACGAGCGCAGCAAGAGGAACAAcctcctcggcagcaccTGGCATGGCCGCAGACGTGGCCGGTGGAGAGAGCTGACATGTAGGTGCCTGCGCAGCAGTCACAGTCGCATCCTCCGTACGGGCCTCCTTGATGATTGGAAGGCTCGAGATGCTGTCCACGCTGGAGACGCTCTCCTCGCTAGAGGACCGCTCCTTCGtggtcgcagcagcagccttgCGGGGCATCAGAGTTGTTATTTTGTATGTTCTTTTTATTTCACTTTCGACGTTCGCCTTCGCTTtcagggaggaggaacacCGCGCCTTTCAGTGTGCGAATGAGGGAAGGAGGTAGAGAGGCGTGTGTCCTGTGAGAAACCCTCGATTGCTGTACAACTACAGTGCTGTGGCGGGGGTGCCAAAGGGGGAATATGTGTGTTTCCGTGTGAAGAAGGGAGCGTGGAGCagagcggagaagaggggcgagagagaagaaaagcgtTAAAGAATATCGATGAGCGGACTGCTAAGGCAGCAAAAATGgcggggcgagggggagCATACGGCACACACAGAACGCCAGCACCATGACGTTTGCATCCCTTCCAGCAATTCTCAAAGCATTTCTCTGAAGCTGCACGGTTCGCGGAGCGGCCAGCATTTTTTCCGTCATGACCAGTGTAGCGTACGAGCGAGGACAGGAGTGAGTGCACGAGTCACACAtgcgctccctctcccccccccttaaTCCCTGTCGCTGGAAACATTTCTGTTCTCATGTATTCCCcttgaggcggaggtgggttCATGCAACGAATACCTGCGCCTTCAACTCAGTCGCCTCAATCAAACACAGTCTCAAGGCACCAACAAAAACACAGCTACGCACGCCTATTGTAGGGAtagaaaggaagaagagggtaACAGTCAATAAGGGGTAAAACGAATAGGGGATATTgctgccctcccccacacccctaCCTACTCCActcacccaccaccactcagCAAGCTGCTCAGACATCCATacatgcgcacgcacgcatatGACATGCAGAAGGGCACCAGCATACGgagaagaaaataaaaaaggggggcaaaAGGAGAGAGCCGGAGCAAGCTCACTACACACATAGCGATGCTGTCCCTGTGAGAGGTCATAAGGGGCTCGGAGGAAGGAGTGATACagcatctccctctcctacTTCGCGTGCCCTCAGATACATAGGCAAACGCATGGAATTCCACGTGGTGCAATGCTCATGTCAACAGCTCCGTCACGGAGATTGCGTTTACTCCTCTACATCCAGGGGTTGTtcgtgcagcacctcctcgtcctcatAATCCGCCGCTACCACGCGGTCCTCTGGACGCATCTTGAACCCGTCCAAGTacctgcgcgcgctctcctcctcgaagaTGGTGAAGGGGGTATCCTTGCCTACAATGGCAATGGTGGTGTTTTTGACATTCAGCTCTACGCCCTCCGATGTGGCCGAGGCGAGGGCCTTGAGCGCGTGCGCGACCAGCTCATCGAGGGTGCAATTGAGGAAGCTCTCAAAATGCTTCTCCAGGTACGTCCGGGAGGCCTGCGAGCGCACGCCCATCGCTGTGGCCTTGTAGTCAT is from Leishmania panamensis strain MHOM/PA/94/PSC-1 chromosome 35 sequence and encodes:
- a CDS encoding hypothetical protein (TriTrypDB/GeneDB-style sysID: LpmP.35.1620), coding for MSAKKSTRSRCEPSPRASQHSEEVNAASEVYDVASLLMDDAAATPHQRGSQPPQKASKKTSRQDSRGGAAVDGATTAAQQPILAAAEAASLAESSLQLLVDGTSVVLSATEAILSVYRGGDKERALCAILNVLAKASGVAEVELDASALVDGVEIRPLLEELYARVPEDSEAYLLVNKDAQYKRFRRTLPAWCTLLIQDGFASDVLLDETFLPVLSHWIIAMSESKSRSFRHTATVALLAFVQALSSVAADLQSQLALLRTKKEISAVQRKRDKVVEWRDHIFSQAIHQRLRDIAPDIRLAGFQALRRWILEFPDEFMTNKYLRYLGMPLHDKRPELRAEALDTILQALARVPDAYSRLHLFLQYFTSRLVELSNDVDLHCAELAIRVVAMMVRSDSDVPEGSELLSNEKVDQVLLTLFDERPTIRAAAGILLKVFIHCRTSAEESEAAQVSVATELLCSFAATLRSQYREAMPEKYLIDALWTPERPPLLLTEFQPILAAAQSDKPLDALVGLQLMAALLLKVQGRLTLGPVPKDDRRGGAVTASKKIPPMAKEEAEVLLHRLSEDAVNALCTILEVHCGTEDILQAAAEVCAALDLSTFTSQRHQAALSVLLIELRKATLNSPCTALEIRESLTKAWHHLAFTAHPLRTEAHAHLQELLKSVMVQFSRAAKALSRGSQRNSPADTAEMLHACARMNLASALAPIGAHWPQIQTMLAGILAAQPAADASLVMLVVGTAVQCLLWQVSSYADETNPALSLSDLKAHMRDVVTSVLRYQAEAEDGAHAIDSPGAAADGVPVLPRAEVFAYLCDLLALPYYDLAQVQQEVLVRLLRGLYEQLSAELRSAQDYLKVHLLGHRAQQQQHPSQASSWAAAGLAELVTARRVCSRVEALQLRLVTSVSRLFLFKRLDSVLAASFLSLWTHTPSKAVSNTFKSLFHTLRDLAGDDGFTLERDILLAAYHYCAEVGATPVSVEALYQIGLKLSSLHFIGTDRLYSCCPAMVRFGVDFATSTDPLLLQAVTSYAGKLRPTDALHVLRDQLSRSSMFTEATNSYVHAFVAALRKAAKLDDSAVSSSMAGRKRQRALTGATELAEEEGMLNAITQGLSAGSNAATGAASTSVPSVDRRQRISVASRVVTADGWHVRATGASQGSAEDVVEVDATQDQRTVAAAARPHRSVVNVPTTQETALSSLADALDSDEVFVATEEYE
- a CDS encoding hypothetical protein (TriTrypDB/GeneDB-style sysID: LpmP.35.1630): MPRKAAAATTKERSSSEESVSSVDSISSLPIIKEARTEDATVTAAQAPTCQLSPPATSAAMPGAAEEVVPLAALVAVNVDRNEEASFGLLKEPGAPSADVRRVTTEGEGAPAIPTDLLQLLSG